A part of Arachis hypogaea cultivar Tifrunner chromosome 12, arahy.Tifrunner.gnm2.J5K5, whole genome shotgun sequence genomic DNA contains:
- the LOC112730726 gene encoding uncharacterized protein encodes MGSRMKGEKICWNIGVFVALMLVLMSMNESSSGGDELNNNFNNKFKMKNKVCDEIYVVGEGETLHTISEKCGDPYIVEENPHIHDPDDVFPGLVIKINPFSNSRS; translated from the coding sequence ATGGGAAGTAGAATGAAGGGAGAGAAGATTTGTTGGAACATTGGTGTGTTTGTTGCACTAATGCTTGTGTTGATGAGTATGAATGAGTCAAGTAGTGGTGGTGATGAATTGAACAACAACTTCAACAACAAGTtcaagatgaagaacaaggtatGTGATGAAATATATGTGGTTGGTGAGGGAGAAACACTTCACACAATAAGTGAAAAGTGTGGTGACCCTTACATTGTTGAAGAAAATCCACACATTCATGACCCTGATGATGTCTTTCCTGGCCTTGTTATCAAGATTAACCCTTTCTCTAATTCTAGATCATAG